A stretch of the Capsicum annuum cultivar UCD-10X-F1 unplaced genomic scaffold, UCD10Xv1.1 ctg5038, whole genome shotgun sequence genome encodes the following:
- the LOC107855305 gene encoding glutaredoxin-C1-like: MQYQEQNSSWGNHQNTRARRMSSSTNSLERVVKLASVSAVVIFSSSSCCMCHAVKRLFSELGVSPTVYELDQEPNGKGMDRALSKLLGNSPAVPVVFIGGQLIGSMDRVMASHINGTLVPLLKEAGALWL; the protein is encoded by the coding sequence ATGCAGTACCAAGAACAAAATTCATCCTGGGGAAATCACCAAAACACAAGGGCGAGGCGAATGTCATCGTCTACCAACTCGTTGGAGAGGGTGGTGAAGCTGGCATCCGTAAGTGCGGTGGTGATATTCAGCTCGAGCAGTTGTTGCATGTGCCATGCAGTGAAGAGGCTGTTCAGTGAGCTCGGTGTGAGTCCAACGGTGTACGAGCTGGACCAAGAACCTAACGGTAAAGGGATGGACCGGGCGCTCTCCAAGCTTCTCGGCAACTCACCAGCCGTTCCAGTCGTCTTCATTGGTGGACAACTGATCGGATCAATGGATAGAGTTATGGCTTCTCATATTAATGGCACTCTTGTCCCTCTTCTCAAAGAAGCTGGGGCTCTTTGGCTTTAA